Proteins found in one Miscanthus floridulus cultivar M001 chromosome 4, ASM1932011v1, whole genome shotgun sequence genomic segment:
- the LOC136548850 gene encoding uncharacterized protein produces the protein MADDDALTEEERVARAAAAAKAAADREAALDALEAKHAAVHAQALAVVNIKVLIPITLDRVTNNYDRWRKVFLVVLGKYALTDHVLSDEAYPTRSAWAQMDCTVLSWIYVTINADLQQQVMLKEPSARVAWKALDDEFLGQRESRALLLSAEFRNFKQGALNITDYCRRLETMASALAEFGDPVGDRTLVMTLIRGLNGTFRHMMSHLKLQRPFPTFNEARNLLLLEEVDLKDAATDDPPPPAALYTSGGGAPQQPSGGQSGGGQGRAPSGGGNDGQRNNNRRRGKNKNGNGGGGNGGHGSPSAGAGGAGAGGSASGPRPGPPPPLNPIPNPWGGTVQFWPYPYGPGGAIYRPQQQPPAFHAQQQPVYAPQQMLQQGAPSVPPGFGYGSVPSSPMAQQQQQAPWTPMAGGSWNQGSLIDNFSTMSLNVPSPSNEWYIDSGAGSHMANNAGSSNTERDRQM, from the exons atggccgacgacgacgcGCTGACGGAGGAGGAGCGCgtggcgcgcgccgccgccgccgccaaggctGCGGCCGATCGCGAGGCGGCCCTCGACGCGCTCGAGGCCAAGCACGCCGCGGTCCACGCCCAAGCCCTCGCCGTCGTCAACATCAAGGTGCTGATCCCCATCACCCTCGATCGCGTCACCAACAACTACGATCGGTGGCGCAAAgtcttcctcgtcgtcctcggcAAGTACGCGCTGACGGATCACGTCCTCTCCGATGAGGCCTACCCCACGCGATCCGCATGGGCGCAGATGGACTGCACCGTGCTGTCGTGGATCTACGTCACCATCAACGCCGATCTACAGCAGCAGGTCATGCTCAAGGAGCCCTCCGCTCGCGTCGCCTGGAAAGCCCTCGACGACGAATTCCTAGGGCAGCGTGAATCACGCGCCCTCCTCCTCTCCGCCGAGTTCCGCAACTTCAAGCagggcgccctcaacatcaccgaCTACTGCCGTCGGTTGGAGACGATGGCGAGCGCCCTCGCTGAGTTCGGCGATCCCgtcggcgaccggacgctggtgatgACGCTGATCCGCGGCCTGAATGGCACCTTCCGTCATATGATGTCGCATCTGAAACTCCAGCGCCCCTTCCCCACCTTCAACGAGGCGCGGAACCTTCTCCTTCTCGAGGAGGTTGATCTCAAGGACGCGGCTACCGACGATCCGCCTCCTCCTGCCGCTCTCTACacctccggcggcggcgccccGCAGCAGCCCTCCGGCGGGCAATCGGGCGGCGGCCAGGGGCGCGCCCCTTCCGGCGGCGGCAACGACGGGCAACGCAACAACAACCGCCGTCGTGGCAAGAACAAGaacggcaacggcggcggcggcaacggcggGCATGGCAGCCCTAGCGCCGGTGCGGGCGGCGCTGGTGCGGGCGGCTCCGCCAGCGGCCCTCGGCCTGGCCCTCCACCACCGCTGAACCCCATCCCCAACCCGTGGGGTGGCACGGTTCAGTTCTGGCCGTACCCCTACGGCCCCGGCGGTGCCATCTATCGTCCGCAACAGCAGCCGCCCGCCTTCCACGCGCAGCAGCAGCCCGTCTACGCGCCGCAGCAGATGCTGCAGCAGGGCGCGCCGAGCGTCCCACCCGGCTTCGGCTATGGAAGCGTGCCTTCTTCGCCCatggcgcagcagcagcagcaggcgccgtggACCCCCATGGCTGGCGGATCGTGGAATCAAGGCTCCCTCATCGACAACTTCAGCACCATGTCGCTGAACGTGCCCTCTCCTTCAAACGAGTGGTACATCGACTCGGGCGCCGGTTCACACATGGCAAACAACGCTG GATCTTCAAACACGGAGCGTGATCGCCAGATGTAA
- the LOC136550065 gene encoding histone H2A-like: MDASGAGGKAKKGAAGRKAGGPRKKSVSRSVKAGLQFPVGRIGRYLKKGRYAQRVGTGAPVYLAAVLEYLAAEVLELAGNAARDNKKTRIIPRHVLLAIRNDEELGKLLAGVTIAHGGVLPNINPVLLPKKVAEKAASGGSKEAKSPKKAAKSPKKA; the protein is encoded by the coding sequence ATGGACGCCAGCGGAGCCGGTGGCAAGGCGAAGAAGGGTGCGGCCGGGCGCAAGGCTGGCGGCCCCAGGAAGAAGTCGGTGTCGCGGTCTGTCAAGGCCGGGCTGCAGTTCCCCGTCGGCCGGATCGGGCGCTACCTCAAGAAGGGCCGGTACGCGCAGCGTGTGGGCACGGGCGCCCCCGTCTACCTCGCCGCCGTCCTGGAGTACCTCGCCGCCGAGGTGCTGGAGCTGGCCGGGAACGCGGCCAGGGACAACAAGAAGACGCGCATCATCCCGCGCCACGTGCTCCTGGCAATCCGCAACGACGAGGAGCTCGGGAAGCTGCTGGCCGGCGTCACCATCGCGCACGGCGGCGTTCTCCCCAACATCAACCCGGTGCTCCTGCCCAAGAAGGTGGCCGAGAAGGCGGCCAGCGGCGGCAGCAAGGAGGCCAAGTCCCCGAAGAAGGCAGCCAAGTCCCCCAAGAAGGCTTAG
- the LOC136550066 gene encoding lon protease homolog 2, peroxisomal-like: protein MADSPVELPSRLAILPFRNKVLLPGAIVRIRCTNPSSVKLVEQELWQKEERGLIGVLPVRDSEATAVGSLLSPGVGSDSGEGGSKAGGSAGESSRQDTKNGKEPIHWHSKGVAARALHLSRGVEKPSGRVTYIVVLEGLCRFNVQELSARGPYHVARVSRLDMTKTELEQAEQDPDLIALSRQFKATAMELISVLEQKQKTVGRTKVLLDTVPVYRLADIFVASFETSFEEQLSMLDSVDLKVRLSKATELVDRHLQSILVAEKITQKVEGQLSKSQKEFLLRQQMRAIKEELGDNDDDEDDVAALERKMQNAGMPANIWKHAQREMRRLRKMQPQQPGYSSSRAYLELLADLPWQKVSEERELDLRAAKESLDQDHYGLTKVKQRIIEYLAVRKLKPDARGPVLCFVGPPGVGKTSLASSIAKALNRKFIRISLGGVKDEADIRGHRRTYIGSMPGRLIDGLKRVSVSNPVILLDEIDKTGSDVRGDPASALLEVLDPEQNKAFNDHYLNVPFDLSKVIFVATANRMQPIPPPLLDRMEVIELPGYTPEEKLKIAMKHLIPRVLEQHGLSMKNLQIPEAVVKLIIERYTREAGVRNLERNLAALARAAAVKVAEQVKTLRLGKEIQPITTALLDSRLADGGEVEMEVIPMEHDISNTYENPSPMIVDEAMLEKVLGPPRFDDREAEDRVASPGVSVGLVWTSVGGEVQFVEATAMVGKGDLHLTGQLGDVIKESAQLALTWVRARAADLNLSPTSDINLLESRDIHIHFPAGAVPKDGPSAGVTLVTALVSLFSNRKVRADTAMTGEMTLRGLVLPVGGVKDKVLAAHRYGIKRVILPERNLKDLSEVPSPILSGMEILLVKRIEEVLDHAFEGGCPLRSRSKL from the exons ATGGCGGACTCGCCGGTGGAGCTGCCGAGCCGGCTCGCCATACTGCCCTTCCGCAACAAGGTGCTGCTCCCTGGCGCCATCGTGCGGATCCGCTGCACAAACCCCAGTAG TGTGAAGCTGGTGGAGCAAGAGCTCTGGCAGAAGGAAGAGAGAGGCCTGATCGGGGTACTTCCTGTGCGGGACTCAGAGGCAACAGCTGTTGGCTCTTTGCTGTCTCCTG GTGTGGGCAGTGATTCAGGTGAAGGAGGCAGTAAGGCTGGCGGTTCTGCAGGAGAGTCATCAAGGCAGGACACAAAAAATGGGAAGGAGCCCATTCACTGGCACAGCAA GGGAGTTGCTGCCAGAGCTTTACACCTTTCCAGAGGGGTGGAGAAGCCAAGTGGAAGGGTTACATACATTGTTGTTCTTGAAGGTCTATGTAGGTTCAACGTTCAGGAACTAAGTGCAAGAGGACCATACCATGTTGCCCGTGTTTCACGCCTTGACATGACAAAGACTG aATTGGAGCAGGCAGAGCAAGACCCAGATCTTATCGCTCTTTCTAGGCAGTTTAAAGCTACTGCCATGGAACTAATTTCTGTTCTAGAACAG AAGCAGAAGACGGTTGGTAGGACAAAGGTGCTTCTTGATACAGTTCCTGTTTACAGGCTAGCTGATATTTTTGTTGCTAGCTTTGAGACGAGTTTTGAGGAGCAGCTTTCGATGCTGGATTCAGTTGACTTGAAAGTTAGACTTTCAAAGGCAACTGAACTTGTAGACAGACACCTGCAG TCCATTCTTGTAGCTGAGAAAATAACGCAAAAGGTTGAGGGGCAGCTATCAAAGTCGCAAAAAGAATTTCTACTGCGCCAGCAG ATGAGGGCCATAAAAGAGGAACttggtgataatgatgatgatgaagatgatgtggcTGCACTGGAAAGAAAGATGCAGAATGCAGGAATGCCTGCTAATATTTGGAAGCATGCTCAAAGGGAAATGAG GCGCCTACGAAAGATGCAACCTCAGCAACCTGGTTATAGTAGCTCTCGAGCCTACTTGGAACttcttgctgaccttccttggcAAAAGGTCAGTGAAGAAAGGGAGCTTGACCTTAGAGCTGCAAAAGAGAGCCTTGATCAGGATCATTATGGACTAACAAAAGTTAAGCAAAGGATTATTGAGTATTTGGCTGTTCGTAAG CTTAAACCTGATGCCAGGGGTCCAGTGCTGTGTTTTGTTGGACCACCTGGTGTTGGGAAGACATCTTTGGCCTCCTCCATAGCAAAGGCCCTGAACAGAAAATTCATAAGAATCTCTCTTGGTGGTGTAAAGGATGAAGCTGATATTAGGGGCCACCGAAGGACATATATTGGAAGCATGCCAGGGAGACTTATTGATGGACTAAAG AGGGTATCTGTGAGCAATCCAGTGATTCTTCTAGATGAAATTGACAAGACTGGTTCTGATGTACGTGGTGATCCAGCATCAGCACTACTAGAAGTTCTTGACCCTGAGCAGAACAAAGCATTCAACGATCA CTATTTGAATGTGCCGTTCGACCTGTCGAAAGTCATATTTGTTGCAACTGCCAATAGGATGCAACCTATACCCCCTCCTCTGTTAGATAGGATGGAAGTCATTGAGCTGCCAGGCTACACACCCGAAGAGAAGTTAAAAATAGCCATGAAACATCTCATACCAAGGGTATTGGAGCAGCATGGCTTGAGTATGAAAAATCTTCAGATTCCTGAG GCTGTGGTCAAACTGATCATCGAGAGGTACACGAGAGAAGCTGGTGTGCGCAATCTTGAGCGGAACCTAGCTGCGTTGGCCCGTGCAGCTGCTGTTAAGGTTGCAGAGCAAGTTAAAACTCTTAGACTCGGCAAGGAAATACAACCAATTACTACAGCTCTTCTTGATTCGAGGCTTGCTGATGGTGGTGAAGTTGAAATGGAAGTTATTCCTATGGAGCATGATATATCAAACACTTACGAAAATCCATCTCCTATGATTGTTGATGAGGCTATGCTAGAAAAAGTACTTGGG CCTCCTAGATTTGATGATAGAGAAGCTGAAGATCGTGTAGCAAGCCCAGGAGTTTCAGTTGGTCTTGTCTGGACTTCGGTTGGTGGGGAAGTTCAGTTTGTGGAGGCTACAGCCATGGTGGGCAAGGGTGACTTGCATTTGACTGGGCAGCTTGGTGATGTTATTAAGGAGTCAGCGCAGCTAGCTCTGACATGG GTGAGAGCAAGAGCTGCCGACCTCAATTTGTCACCTACTTCTGATATCAATTTATTGGAGAGCCGTGATATTCACATACATTTTCCTGCTGGTGCTGTGCCAAAGGATGGCCCTTCTGCAGGTGTGACATTGGTAACGGCACTGGTGTCACTTTTTAGTAACAGAAAAGTCAGAGCAGATACTGCTATGACTGGAGAGATGACTCTAAGGGGCCTTGTATTGCCAGTTGGTGGTGTTAAGGACAAG GTACTTGCGGCACATCGTTATGGAATCAAGAGAGTAATTTTACCTGAAAGGAACTTGAAGGACTTATCAGAGGTTCCATCACCAATTCTCTCTGGCATGGAG ATTCTGCTTGTGAAGCGCATCGAGGAAGTACTCGACCATGCTTTCGAAGGAGGATGCCCACTTAGATCACGCTCCAAGTTATAG